One genomic region from Apodemus sylvaticus chromosome 1, mApoSyl1.1, whole genome shotgun sequence encodes:
- the LOC127680464 gene encoding olfactory receptor 52L1-like, with the protein MTLVSLHSSFSVLLFMALSNSSWRQPQPPFFLVGVPGLEESQHWIALPLGLLYLLALVGNVTIIFIICTDSSLHQPMYLFLAMLAAIDLVLASSTAPKALTVLLAHAHEIGYIVCLTQMFFIHAFSSMESGILVAMALDRYVAICHPLRHSTILHPGIIGRIGMVVLVRGLVLLVPFPILLQNVVFCRATVISHAYCEHMAVVKLACSETTVNRAYGLSVALLVVGLDVLAIGISYALILQAVLKVPGGEARLKAFSTCGSHVCVILIFYVPGMFSFLTHRFGHHVPHHVHVLLATLYLLVPPALNPLVYGVKTRQIRQRVLRVFYTKASI; encoded by the coding sequence ATGACTCTGGTGTCTTTGcactcttctttctctgtgctgTTGTTCATGGCCCTTAGCAATTCCAGCTGGAGACAACCCCAGCCCCCTTTCTTCCTAGTAGGTGTTCCAGGCTTGGAGGAAAGTCAGCATTGGATTGCATTGCCCCTGGGTCTCCTTTACCTCCTTGCTCTAGTGGGCAATGTGACCATTATCTTCATCATCTGTACTGACTCATCCTTGCACCAGCCTATGTACCTCTTCCTGGCCATGCTTGCTGCTATTGACCTGGTCCTGGCTTCCTCCACTGCACCCAAAGCCCTCACAGTGCTCCTGGCTCACGCCCATGAGATTGGGTACATTGTCTGCCTGACTCAGATGTTCTTCATTCATGCCTTCTCCTCTATGGAGTCAGGCATACTTGTGGCCATGGCTCTGGATCGCTACGTCGCCATCTGCCACCCTCTTCGTCATTCCACCATCCTGCATCCAGGGATTATAGGGCGCATTGGGATGGTGGTGCTGGTGCGGGGACTGGTCCTCCTTGTCCCATTTCCCATTCTATTGCAGAATGTTGTCTTCTGCAGAGCCACTGTCATAAGCCATGCCTATTGTGAACATATGGCTGTGGTAAAACTTGCCTGTTCTGAAACTACAGTGAATAGAGCTTATGGGCTGTCAGTGGCACTGCTGGTGGTTGGGCTAGACGTCCTGGCCATTGGCATTTCCTATGCCCTCATCCTGCAGGCAGTGCTGAAGGTGCCAGGCGGTGAAGCCAGACTTAAAGCCTTCAGCACATGTGGGTCTCATGTTTGTGTTATTCTCATCTTCTATGTCCCTGGAATGTTCTCCTTCCTCACTCATCGCTTTGGccaccatgttccccatcatgtCCATGTTCTGCTGGCCACTCTCTATCTCCTTGTGCCACCTGCCCTCAATCCTCTTGTTTATGGGGTGAAGACTCGGCAAATACGCCAGCGAGTGCTCAGGGTGTTCTACACAAAAGCGTCAATTTGA